Proteins encoded within one genomic window of Triticum aestivum cultivar Chinese Spring chromosome 2D, IWGSC CS RefSeq v2.1, whole genome shotgun sequence:
- the LOC123052686 gene encoding uncharacterized protein isoform X1: MAASSGGKGGGHVPQGVDGRRQAPNRGLPQLQEAVGGGDHRSMVSPMSKSKEELEVSSWVPLSLGKLPHGVKKRQRRPLDIKERCPHPLFSLSMDCFKTWVHQQQVQQVVQGDERRYKSTTSTSHYRCVLLPQKCSGWTLVLSHYLSKSPISPYCRCDLNFFWALQIFLGCYLFYKKFCSVFSFTTLDILEKSHLSHDRCVGVVLLFSLQVILDCHTWVYKKFRSVLVQIFIISYP; this comes from the exons ATGGCGGCCTCGTCTGGtggcaaaggaggaggccacgTTCCTCAAGGCGTCGATGGGCGCCGGCAGGCTCCGAATCGAGGGCTCCCTCAGCTTCAAGAGGCTGTAGGTGGTGGAGACCACCGTTCCATGGTTTCACCGATGAGCAAGTCCAAGGAAGAGCTGGAG GTTTCTTCCTGGGTCCCTTTGTCTCTAGGGAAGCTACCTCACGGGGTCAAGAAGAGGCAGAGGAGGCCCCTGGACATCAAGGAGCGATGCCCCCATCCTCTTTTCTCTCTCTCCATGGACTGCTTCAAGACCTGG GTACATCAACAACAAGTTCAGCAAGTAGTACAAGGCGACGAACGGAGGTACAAATCAACGACCAGCACTTCACATTACAG GTGTGTTTTGCTTCCACAAAAGTGCAGTGGCTGGACCTTGGTGTTATCTCACTACCTATCAAAGTCACCTATCTCACCGTATTGTCGATGCGACCTAAACTTTTTTTGGGCATTGCAAATCTTTCTAGGCTGCTATTTGTTCTACAAAAAATTCTGCAGTGTGTTCAGTTTTACAACATTAGATATCCTTGAAAAAAGTCACTTGTCTCATGACCGATGCGTTGGTGTTGTTCTTTTGTTTTCATTGCAAGTCATTTTGGACTGCCATACATGGGTATACAAAAAGTTCCGCAGTGTGTTAGTTCAGATTTTCATCATTAGTTATCCTTGA
- the LOC123052686 gene encoding uncharacterized protein isoform X4, with translation MAASSGGKGGGHVPQGVDGRRQAPNRGLPQLQEAVGGGDHRSMVSPMSKSKEELEVSSWVPLSLGKLPHGVKKRQRRPLDIKERCPHPLFSLSMDCFKTWVHQQQVQQVVQGDERRIRVVQILLKTF, from the exons ATGGCGGCCTCGTCTGGtggcaaaggaggaggccacgTTCCTCAAGGCGTCGATGGGCGCCGGCAGGCTCCGAATCGAGGGCTCCCTCAGCTTCAAGAGGCTGTAGGTGGTGGAGACCACCGTTCCATGGTTTCACCGATGAGCAAGTCCAAGGAAGAGCTGGAG GTTTCTTCCTGGGTCCCTTTGTCTCTAGGGAAGCTACCTCACGGGGTCAAGAAGAGGCAGAGGAGGCCCCTGGACATCAAGGAGCGATGCCCCCATCCTCTTTTCTCTCTCTCCATGGACTGCTTCAAGACCTGG GTACATCAACAACAAGTTCAGCAAGTAGTACAAGGCGACGAACGGAG
- the LOC123052686 gene encoding uncharacterized protein isoform X3 → MAASSGGKGGGHVPQGVDGRRQAPNRGLPQLQEAVGGGDHRSMVSPMSKSKEELEVSSWVPLSLGKLPHGVKKRQRRPLDIKERCPHPLFSLSMDCFKTWVHQQQVQQVVQGDERRYKSTTSTSHYSMHSLRVV, encoded by the exons ATGGCGGCCTCGTCTGGtggcaaaggaggaggccacgTTCCTCAAGGCGTCGATGGGCGCCGGCAGGCTCCGAATCGAGGGCTCCCTCAGCTTCAAGAGGCTGTAGGTGGTGGAGACCACCGTTCCATGGTTTCACCGATGAGCAAGTCCAAGGAAGAGCTGGAG GTTTCTTCCTGGGTCCCTTTGTCTCTAGGGAAGCTACCTCACGGGGTCAAGAAGAGGCAGAGGAGGCCCCTGGACATCAAGGAGCGATGCCCCCATCCTCTTTTCTCTCTCTCCATGGACTGCTTCAAGACCTGG GTACATCAACAACAAGTTCAGCAAGTAGTACAAGGCGACGAACGGAGGTACAAATCAACGACCAGCACTTCACATTACAG CATGCATAGCTTACGGGTggtttga
- the LOC123052686 gene encoding uncharacterized protein isoform X5 — MAASSGGKGGGHVPQGVDGRRQAPNRGLPQLQEAVGGGDHRSMVSPMSKSKEELEVSSWVPLSLGKLPHGVKKRQRRPLDIKERCPHPLFSLSMDCFKTWVHQQQVQQVVQGDERSMHSLRVV; from the exons ATGGCGGCCTCGTCTGGtggcaaaggaggaggccacgTTCCTCAAGGCGTCGATGGGCGCCGGCAGGCTCCGAATCGAGGGCTCCCTCAGCTTCAAGAGGCTGTAGGTGGTGGAGACCACCGTTCCATGGTTTCACCGATGAGCAAGTCCAAGGAAGAGCTGGAG GTTTCTTCCTGGGTCCCTTTGTCTCTAGGGAAGCTACCTCACGGGGTCAAGAAGAGGCAGAGGAGGCCCCTGGACATCAAGGAGCGATGCCCCCATCCTCTTTTCTCTCTCTCCATGGACTGCTTCAAGACCTGG GTACATCAACAACAAGTTCAGCAAGTAGTACAAGGCGACGAACGGAG CATGCATAGCTTACGGGTggtttga
- the LOC123052686 gene encoding uncharacterized protein isoform X2, with protein sequence MAASSGGKGGGHVPQGVDGRRQAPNRGLPQLQEAVGGGDHRSMVSPMSKSKEELEVSSWVPLSLGKLPHGVKKRQRRPLDIKERCPHPLFSLSMDCFKTWVHQQQVQQVVQGDERRYKSTTSTSHYRIRVVQILLKTF encoded by the exons ATGGCGGCCTCGTCTGGtggcaaaggaggaggccacgTTCCTCAAGGCGTCGATGGGCGCCGGCAGGCTCCGAATCGAGGGCTCCCTCAGCTTCAAGAGGCTGTAGGTGGTGGAGACCACCGTTCCATGGTTTCACCGATGAGCAAGTCCAAGGAAGAGCTGGAG GTTTCTTCCTGGGTCCCTTTGTCTCTAGGGAAGCTACCTCACGGGGTCAAGAAGAGGCAGAGGAGGCCCCTGGACATCAAGGAGCGATGCCCCCATCCTCTTTTCTCTCTCTCCATGGACTGCTTCAAGACCTGG GTACATCAACAACAAGTTCAGCAAGTAGTACAAGGCGACGAACGGAGGTACAAATCAACGACCAGCACTTCACATTACAG